A genomic window from Actinomycetota bacterium includes:
- a CDS encoding carbonic anhydrase, whose protein sequence is MIDEVVDANRQVAARVATGLSSRPARALTIVVCMDARIDPVTDFGLARGDAHVIRNAGGRVTEDVLRSLAASWHFLGTRAVMVVHHTDCGMFTSDPDEPRRELERVAGADLGDMDLLTFTDEDGSVREDVDRIRSWSLTPQDTDVRGFVYDLGAGLLREVTVEP, encoded by the coding sequence GTGATCGACGAGGTGGTGGACGCCAACCGGCAGGTGGCCGCACGTGTCGCGACGGGTCTGTCGTCCCGACCGGCGCGGGCCTTGACGATCGTCGTCTGCATGGATGCCCGGATCGATCCCGTTACGGACTTCGGCTTGGCCCGAGGCGACGCCCATGTGATCCGCAACGCCGGTGGGCGGGTCACCGAGGACGTCTTGCGTTCGCTGGCGGCGTCGTGGCACTTCCTCGGTACCCGCGCGGTCATGGTGGTCCACCACACGGACTGCGGGATGTTCACCTCCGATCCCGACGAGCCACGCCGCGAGCTGGAACGGGTTGCGGGTGCGGACCTCGGTGACATGGACCTTCTTACGTTCACCGACGAGGACGGGTCGGTGCGGGAGGATGTCGACAGGATCCGCTCCTGGTCGCTCACTCCGCAGGACACCGACGTGCGCGGGTTCGTCTACGACCTGGGAGCCGGCCTGCTGCGCGAGGTGACCGTCGAGCCGTGA